cagcagtgcctggtggcttttcagggtaacatggcagtgtgatcagcctccatctcagcaaggtgccagcccagggcagctggagcaagacagagggacagagcagctgccctcactctgcactgacccacaggcatcctctggtctcgcaggactcgctctgttctccctgagtgcagcagaaatgctgagggtttctgacacccaagaacacttcccagggtgggaggggagaaggagctgtagaaactcCAAACCTCTCAAATTCAGTTTCTCAGTCCTgtgggtacagatgctgacagtcccttctgcagcaggagcggttccatctgacaaagctgaaccccaggactggcccctgccccacccatcacacagggtcaggctgactcctcaagagcccctgggcagagaccctgctcttcattgcacactcatcaagcaccaaccagggctccagccaggatgtTCTCATGGaaaaaagggtctctttgtgggagggtctgtgggaaatggctttgtttATTCCCggagaagtctcatctaaaccgtcactgtcttttcctccttgcacaggtcctcatgcccacaggcagcaaatgtccaacagcagctccatcacccagttcctcctcctggcattcacagacacacgggagctgcagctcttgcacttctggctcttcctgggcatctacctggctgccctcctgggcaacggcctcatcatcaccaccatagcctgtgaccagcacctccacacccccatgtacttcttcctgctcaacctcgctctccttgacctgggctgtatctccatcactgtgcccaaatccatggccaactctctgtgggataccagggtcatttcctttgctggatgtgctgcccaggtcttctttgtatgtttcttaaTTGTTGCAGAGTTTTCTCtcctcactgtcatgtcctacgaccgctacgttgccatctgcaaacccctgcactacgggaccctcctgggcagcagagcttgtgtccagacggcagcagctgcctgggccactgggtttctcaatgctctgctgcacacggccaatacattttcactgccactgtgcaagggcaatgccctggagcagttcttctgcgaaatcccccagatcctcaagatctcctgctcaaactcgtacctcagggaacttgggcttcttgtggttagtcTCTTAGTagtatttgggtgttttattttcattcttttctcctatgtgcagatcttgagggccgtgctgaggatcccctctgagcagggacggcacaaagccttttccacgtgcctccctcacctggccgtggtctccctgtttgtcagcactggcatgtttgcctaccttAAGCTccgctccttctcctccccattgCTCAATCTcgtggtgtctgttctgtactcggtggtgcctccagcagtgaaccccctcatctacagcatgaggaaccaggagctcaaggatgccctgtggaaactcctatcttagtgttttctgaagcaataaactgcccatctgcttccacatagcagttttaatgtaactagttacaggtccagcctctcatttgtattttctgtttttattgaagttgttttttattgtgataacattgtcattccctttctaattcactgtctgcttttcttttataaccactggctgtgtaaatgaggagccgtgATCTGTgcgtatttaaacaaaataaagggtcccgtagtgatgtgtttttcactatatcctccctgcaaggcctgtttggagctgcagggacagttcctgtgtccatgggaggaggggaaaagagtccagcctggcagcactgccagggagcaccagcgcttggccttccagagctgttctcgttccactcccacactctccttctcatcccttgtgttggtgcaaggcctgagtgctctggcagcctggtcaccgtcctgctgtgtgtgagtcctgtgagcgcaggcagggacaggcaatgggcactgctgtgacagagctggcctccgtaacacTACTTCTATAAAGGAAAGTGATGTTCATAGGGCAGTGTCTGAgggcttaggtcttcttcaagttCGTCTTCAGgacatgcacaagaaagcagcctgcaggttgaaacagcagtgtagagataaacagtgtgtgtgtgcagggctgggcacacagcagtgtcctctcacagccaggcctcctgccagagacctgcaggaccagcagagcaggggctgggctgtgcccctgtgcactggacaccccgcggaagctgccccagggcatcgtcatggactggcccctcacaacctccatttccagccctgtcctctcaccccagctcacagaggttgtcttccctccatggagggacactgaatgagtagctCAGCAGTCCaagtttgcattgtacagatgagatgtgagcatgcacataatGTACACGAGTTGacatgaacccaagtgagcacaaacgCCATCAGTTATTCCagggggttccatgaaggcccatgggacagacagtgtctcgaggtcactttATGTTGAgagtaacatcccatgggaaaccaccagaatgcagcactgggatgtgcttccttgaactgagatccctccctgtgtccattccacGTGACATGGGACGTCTCAGATGAatacagagcagggggacacaccttAGGGCTGAATTACCTCCCATCCCTtcggagtggcaacaggaggttttcatcgaacagatgagctgtgagcatgcacgtcatgtatgtgaggtgagaggaacctcaggtgagatgagcccaggtgaaaacaaacagccattccttgaggttccatgaaggcctgtggggcagacagTGTCTAGAGCTCACCTcatgttggatgttacataccagagaaatcagcctagatgcagcactgggatattTCCCCACTTAAAtcgttagtaggaaatatatttgataagTTTAATAGAAGAGACATACATTcatctggtcaggtcctgggccataggCGTTTTATGGATGGGTATGGTGTGTTATGACATCAGCTGTGCCtcagacactcataatccagtaagcagtatgtgactgtgaaggggacagtgaggtcagttctgtccctggaggtgacagcccagcagcaggaacgtggctgggaaagaacctctgcataagtacccacaggccctacccaggaagaggccttggagacaggttgtcatgtccatcccacctgagaacatgatgggacagaaacagggacatgctcatgtctatcagagaagctgaaggtccagcagcagtcatggtgaggttacttctctctggtctagtggaagaccacaagaagactaacaggtagggttccctgcttgatgggcagtttctgaggtGGTATAGCTTTCCCAAGTAGTAGGAacaaccaggagaggaaaaaaaagctaccaagtgcagattgggaagtggagactggatatcaggaggaagaaatgtcactggaagggcagtgctgtggtgcaagaggtcacccagagggagctggatcagcccatggtttgtgttccaaagaacagccagtgagggtgcagacacattagtgaagggacagaaatgctggggtgagagcaggtggggaagcagatgggtgtctgcagcctgcagggaaagaggggcagggatAGGAcggtgtagaacagcctgtgatggagatggcaaagggcgctggtgaggctggaaggcaccaagagaacccaggtctctgtcctcttggccatggcagttgtctctgccactgaggcctgggagaagacatgttgtcctcacggcactggggcctcgttgcctccttgcagccccatggggaagctggaagttgctgtaccagtgttgtccttccctcggccttgcacacccacatcccacggtcccaggcagagccctgagccgtgtgtgagggacaggatcccccttcccattgcctggaggtcatggcttctcctttctgcttcagaaagcaaaccaagggatttctcagcatcagagctgaggaaaacactaaaaggagacctcatggtggctacagcttcctcataaggcgagaaggaagggtaggtactgatctcttctctctggtgaccagtgacagaacccgagggaacagcaggacgatgtgccaggggagggtcagttggacatgaggaaaaggttcttcacccagagggtgctgggcactggaacaggctgcccaggggggtgtcacggccccaacctgacagtgatcaagaagagactggacaaggccctcagacacacggtgtggactgtggggtgtcctgtgcagggacagcagttggactcaatgatccttgtgggtccttccaactcaggacattctatgattctatggaatactaggtcaaaagcccatgttttcattgtacagatgagttgcaaacatacacatcatgtgcatgtccactgtgtgcatgtggtgagatgaacccaagggagcgcAAATGCTTTCAGATATTCATTAGGGATCCATAAAGTTCAGTGGGAGAGAGATGGTGTTgagggatctcttccaacctgtattattctaggattccatgaatcttttcttggagagctctttcacatcagaatagacacaggaagaggaagaagaagaaaaaaaaagaggcggaagcagaaatataaaatgccccagtgtaaatacagcagctcctctgaggaacgtttctccactcaaacccttgataggaaatctattagatatatttgatgaaaccagcttagttttacctgctcacacactggagcacaaggagggtgatggctgggtacgatgccatgtgctcagctgtgtctcaggaactcacagtccagtaggaagccaatggctgtggaggggactgtgagtcacttgtgcccctgcaggggacaggccaacagcaggaacagggctgggaaaggactgggaggtcacacatactagacgagcaatcgggcccaatcagcatggctttatgaaaggcaggtcctgcctgaccaacctgatctccttctgtgacaaggtgaccggtGACAAGGTgacttagcagatgagggaaagtctgttgtgggggagtgaatccgccacacagcctgtggatgttgtgcacttagacttcagtaaagcctttgacaccgtatcccacagcatctcctggagaagctgcagctcatggcctggatggtgtatctgtgatggataaagaactggctggagggccgggcccaaagagttgtggtgaacggagccaaatccagttgttgtccggtcacgagtggtgtccccagggctcagtattggggccagttctgtttaatctctttaccaATGATCGGTATgaagggatcaagtgcaccctcagtaagtttgcagatgacaccaaactgggtgggagtgttgatctgctggagggtgggaaggccacacagagggacgttggctgactgaggccaattatctgagattcaacaaggccaagtgccgggtcctgcacttggtttataacaatcccctgcaacaatacaggcttggggaagagtggctggaaagctgcctggtggaaaaagacttgggggtgttgattgacagcagttgaacacgagccagcgtgtgcccaggtggccaaaaaggccaatggcctcctggcgtgcatcaagaatagtgtagtgggcagaactggggcagtgatcatcccctttactcggcgctggtgaggccacaactcgaatcctcagttcagttttgggctcctcactataagaaagaccttgaggtgctggagtgagtgcagaggacgggacaaggctgttgagggtctggagcacaagtcttctgagcagcagctgagggaccctggggtgtttagcctggagaaaaggagactgaggggagaccttttcactctctacaactacctgaaaagaggttgtagcatggagggtggtGTTGTTCTCCttagtagcaagtgataggatgagaggaaatggcctcagcttgtgccagggaaggttcagaattgatattaggagacatttcttcatgggaaaggttgtgaagcagtggaacaggctgcccagggaactggttgagtcaccattccttgTGCCTTAGcccagcttctaggaggatctgttccatggtcttcccaggcacaggtcagaggctgacaggtcagtagttttcagggtcctcctttctacagcagaaacactgccacacagcacagcttggaatggacatgaggaggaagaaatgtcactcaaagggtggTGCTGCGATatgagaaatcatccagaaggagcatgagatcagtccacctccttgtgtttcaaggaacagagcatgagagtggagacacatcagccAATGTATGGAAAcaccagggtgagagcaaggggaggaagcgagatgggtgtctacagcctgcagggaaacagaaccagctgtgggacagtggagGACAAcccgtggtggagatggcaaagggcactggcaaggctggatgtcaccaagagaacccaagtctttgtccccttggctatggcaatcatctctgccaccaaggcctatgaggagccatgttgtcctcaggcactggggcacctcatggcctccttgcacaccccagtaaggctgggaactgtcacaccattgtccttcactcagcatcacacagcccacatccccctgccccaggaagagccctgagcaacgggtgagggacaggatctgccttcccaggggctgggggtcaggccttggcctctctgcttcgtccaacaaaaccagggttttctcagcacctcagctgcctgcacatgaccctttgtttatctgccagcaTGGCCTGCagttctctgctctaacgagcccctggggaggctttgctggtacttgccctcagtggaactcattaatacttcaagggactttgtacttttttcttctgactttgacttctggagaggtttgtgcaatctcctctcagcacctgaggttcaaggatttagcaccaaatgcaccatggggctcatcacactgaagaaagctctaagaaaccatgtctccttgtaatttccttctagtcttgtacagttaattagaGACATTTCCTACTGTAGTTAtggagagtgatttcaaaaacattctaataaaactgacttttttttttaatttcataaatgatatagtttattttttttctgtgtgcagaagaggtgattgcagcattatctgatattgaCCCAggtctctcctaaggaggtctggactggctggagaagctgtcccttgagcTCTGACACCGTGTGGACAActttgctcctcacctccccaaccccatcatttctcttattggccacctgggacttgcatcccttttccttacaccagacttctccactgcagcctgcagctggatgttccagctcctttgcaccagctcccatctgctctccttggagacctggctgcacacaggcaaagagggacttcTCCttacttttgaacaaacaaaataaactgataagaatcatggttaaaagaaaacacattcctCAGCTGTATGCCAAGGAAAAACCGCCACCAATGAGGTTCACTGTCTCCAAGGCATAACCATGCAAGAAATGAtttagacagaaaggaaattagaaaataaacacaataaaagagttggctaaagacagaattagacagactactgaaagacaaggaagcttttaagtccgtgaagctgaaagcagcaactggattgttgacaagtgtctgagtgatcaaagagtaaggGGAAGGGCAATCCAGAGACCGatcgcaagtgcttgtgtgcagatcagctgctggaaatgggacttcagacatggtcagtttagttagggcAGAGGAAATACCTGAAGGATGAGGGAGATCAGATGCACAGCCTAACAGAGTGCTGACAAGGCAAATcttgtggaagaagagaagtTCTCTTCTTGCTCTTAATGCACATCCAAAATAGTGTCATTTTGatgtcatgggaaaacactggtatttaaagtatcaaaacaaagaaaggagaattacaaCACCAACAACGTTtgatgcttaaagttgcaagaagacatttccttcactctacatctttcattttgtttctttttccctctatttttagaaaatgctcTCTAGACTTCTGTCCTACCAAAGCCTacagcattaagaaagataatccttgtgtcttgcacagagtcgaaggcaccaaaaaatccactgccctggactgtcAATGCCACTTTTTACTCTTGGCACAGAGTGAGTCATGCTCGAAGCTGttggccactcttgcctgatggaggaaagaagaatataaagcttaattgaactgttctctttgtagatggtcatgttgacagtgatctcaacagacctgtgttatctgtctttctatgtgagtataaggaaaaagaaatatttatgtagaggtAAATGAAGAGTAAAATGCATAGGTGCGCCCAGTTACTCAGCAAAGtacatttcctaccagcactctcaaaggaagaatctttcttctgaaaaattgctgttttgATACTGTCTTTGTCACTCCGTCCCCTGCTCCACTGGCCACTGGGACCagggttccctcagctgccttccttgtgCTGACAATATCTTTGGAGAAGCCCTCCTGGGTGCGCTCCCCTTGCATGGCCAtttcagccactgctcagcgttggctttgctggctccatccctgcacccctaggccaggtgtctgtctgtctgtctcctgggcagcctgttccccttcagcctccctgcacgtccttctgctgtttgatctcCTAAGGCAGGGGGTTGCTGTGCACCCATCCTGACCTCTTGCCAGGCCCTGCTCGACTCCCTGACCATCAGATTggcttcttcctgggctttgaTGAAGCTGTCCCTGAAGATCCTAGACAGCAGTCCCTctgttctccaggacagcccaagGAGATCCTCAGCTAACTGaaatcagctctcctgcaggactgcactgttgttctgcagttgtcctgcttctccaccatctcacggtcactgcagccatggcCGCCCTCATCCTTAGATCCCCAGCCTGATCCACCTTGTCTGTCAGTAAGAGACCAGCCCTAGTCAGCTCGTCCAGTGTTtgtctcaaaatgctgtcttccacacctgcaggaacctcctgggttgcttgtgcccagccctgctgccctcccagcaaACCGAGAGATGGTCCAACTTGCCATGTAATCCAGGACCTGTGACCATGAAGCTCCCTCCAAGGCAAGGGCTGTGCACGCCAGGctcccctctgcacagagctcatctccacctcctcatccacccgcctgccttcctgaggagccctgcccacccatggctgccctcccaccaccgagctgtcccaccagggctctgcagtctcCATGGGGAGCAcgttgctgcctgcccagcagaaacgaCAGTGCTGGGTAGGAAAGAGTAGAGGCAGGTAAAGGGGCAGTGTGTGGGAGGTTGGCTGGAAGGTGAcccctggtgccagaagaggatgatgcaAGGTGAGGCATCATGGGAGGGAGGTGGATTTTGAGATCACATCTTTGGAAACAACCCAACTGGGCATGTGGTGAGACAGGCCTGGTGATGTCACCTGGATGCTGGAAAAcacccccagcagtgctgagagcctgggagacgggagatgcaggagaaggggaagatgacACGGCTGGAGGTGGGTTGTGATGCCACTTCTATTGCAGTTACCTGGGGTAGACGTAGGCAAAGCCAACATGCCTGGATTATTACTTGTGAGGTCACCTCATGACAGCAATGTGATTGGCCAGAGGTAGGCAGGTATCATGAGGTCATCAAGGACACCAGAcgggaaggctgcagaaagatgagtgAGCCCCTGGTgaggccctgccctgggctgaaaCCACCTGTACGTGCCACGGGAAACTGTGGGacatgcatgagaagctgagggaTGTGAGAAGGGACCAGCAGTATGGGCAGCTCCGTGTGTGCCAGCTGGGCctcacaggtggctgcagatgtgaccaggttggccagactgcacagaggggagcactggggactgtCTGGGCAGTCAAGTCTTGCAAGGCCATCAGCGCCTGGaggagccaccagtgatgccacCGAAGTCCCAGAGGACCAAGGCAATGGAATGCAAACTATCAAATTTGAGTGCAAGTGGAGAAAACCTGAGCccactggggaaaaagtaactgatgatgGTTATGAATTGTGAGGAGATCAGGGCAGAGAAATTTGGATcgtggaagaagcagcctgtggaagagtggggaggagggggattcaagggaccagctgcccgtggggaggtggctggtcagtgctgttCTGGCCAAATCCCCTGCCTCATcaccatggtctgtcctgcttatCATACTGGTTTCAGCTGGGGTAGAGTTAATTATCTTCATAGCAACTTTTATGAGTCCATTTTACATTTGTGATGGAAATACTGTTTGTCCCACCCCAATGcttcagtcattgctgagcagtgcttgcacagtatcaaggatttttctgcttctcacaccaatCACACCAgcatgggggctgtgggtgcaCAAGAAATTGGtaggggacatggctgggacagctgaaccaaactgaccaaaggggtgTTCCACAACATATAATACCATGGTCaacaataaaatctgggagaagaagggaggggaggacatTCGGTGTGATGGCGTTTGTCTGCCCAAGTAACCATTgcatgtgatggagcccggcttttCTGAAGATGGCTGAAAACCCTCCTGCCGATgatgcagtgaatgaattccttagttttctttgattacatgcatagattttgctttacctataAAACTGTCTTaatctcaacccacgagttttcttttgtgtttccaaTCCTCCGCCTcatcctgctgtggggcagtgagtGACAGActatgtggtgctgagctgtcTGTCAGCGTTAAACTACAAAACTAATtaaactctgctcctggctctttgctgtgtgagtgggcTCACTACTGTGTGTGCGTTTGGGTGTGATGGCATGTACACACCTTCTTGGTCAATTCTAAGTGAGgctagcaaggaggaggaggacccCAGGATCTGGAGAACCCCAGGGCTGGAATGTCCAAGtgggtaatatctctgagtcGGGGCTGACCCAAACCCCAGGTCCACACTGGAGGGACCACAGGGGTGTGTGAAACTGCAGGTAGGTTCTAACCAGGATGTACAGAACACTCGTGCAACCTTCACACCAGATCAGTCTGAGAGGGGgaacaggacagggtcagttctgttgctcatggttgtgtaagtgctgctgttggtgtggtggctgtgagggcgctgttgcctgttggagttGGTCTGTGTCAGATTGTCTGTGTCcctctttgtttccctgcagatacctgcatttagtgctttccctttgatgactccaccttgggccatgtctcactctgtggggtcctgtcactgcccacctcaggcacagcCGGTCCATGTGTATCTCACGGGCTCTCgggcagctccagattcctctcctggaggaCTGTCCTCTGCCTCATCATGCACTGGGACAGCCCAGTCTGACTGTATCTCATGACCACTccccatctccactgtcaacagacagCAAGGGTTGTGTCTTAAATCACAACTCTGTTGTGAATCAGCTTCCAAGGTGACATCGAGCTTTTTCCTCAGGCCCTTTTGAGGGAAATTCCTGGGCCTGTTGTTGAAAACAACTTTGGAAGAACAACCAAATCTTGAAGAACTGCACTCTGGAGATGTCATTTTGTTACAGAGATGCTATGGGAGACTAAGCTCTGACACAgtgttagaaaaacatttatacagGTTTGAggtgttttaaaactatttataatGGGTTCATTATTCAGGATAGTGAGCTAAACATGAACAGTTATGTACAAACATAATAACCATAAATAACAATATGGGTAATGCTAACGAAGTAAAAGGGATAAAACAGGGTACAGGCCTGCATTGGGATACAATTAGACATCATTTGTGGACAGTGATGGAAAGATGGTCAGTATTGACAAACGCCCATGAAATCACTTTCCTAATGGactccttgagctcctggttcctcatgctgtagatgagggggttcactgctggaggcaccaatgcgtatagaacagacaccaccaggtccagggatggggaagagatggaggggggcttcaggtgggcaaacatggcagtgctgaggaacagggagaccacggccaggtgagggaggcacgtggcaaaggctttgtgccgtccctgctcagaggggatcctcagcacggccctcaagatctgcacataggacagcacaatgaacacaaaacacccaaatcctaaacagacagtaaccacaagaagcccagcttccctaaagtaggactgtgagcaggagagcttgaggatctgggggatttcacagaagaactggtccagggcattgcccttgcacagtggcagtgaaaatgtattggccgtgtgcagcagagcactgagaaacccagtggcccaggcagctgctgccatgtggacacaagctctgctgcccaggagggtcccatagtgcaggggtttgcagatggcaacgtagcggtcgtaggacatgatggtgagaagaaaatactctgcaccaaacaagaaaaatacacagaagacctgggcagcacaacctgcaaaggaaatgaccatggtatcccacagagagttggccatggatttgggcacagtgatggagatgcagcccaggtcgaggagggcgaggttgagcaggaagaagtacatgggggtgtggaggtgctggtcacaggctatagtggtgatgatgaggccgttgcccaggaggacagccaggtagatgcccaggaagagccagaagtgcaagagctgcagctcccgtgtgtctgtgaacgccaggaggaggaactgggtgatggagctgctgttggacatttgctgtatctGGGCGTGGACACTGTCATACgcgaaaagaaaatgaaaagataggggacacttctctgagcaatatcaaagccatttctcacacaccctcccctggtccacaccccttgtccttttccagaccttccttcaggtccgtggctgagccctgggtggtgctggctggaggtgctgtgaggagcagggcctgtgcccgctggctgcccaggagtcagccctgctctgcagcaggggtcatggaacggggggcaggggacggacctggggttcaaagtttctgctgcactcagggagaacagagcgagtcctgcgagaccagaggatgcctgtgggtcagtgcagagtgagggcagctgctctgtccctctgtcttgctccagctgccctgggctggcacctttctgaggtggaggctgatcacactgccatgttaccctgaaaagccaccaggcactgctgatagcagaggtttgcaggctcCAAAAAAGGACAGGTCCATCTAAGCCAGATGTGTCCAgccaaggtgatgctgct
Above is a genomic segment from Caloenas nicobarica isolate bCalNic1 chromosome 34, bCalNic1.hap1, whole genome shotgun sequence containing:
- the LOC136000732 gene encoding olfactory receptor 14C36-like; its protein translation is MSNSSSITQFLLLAFTDTRELQLLHFWLFLGIYLAVLLGNGLIITTIACDQHLHTPMYFFLLNLALLDLGCISITVPKSMANSLWDTMVISFAGCAAQVFCVFFLFGAEYFLLTIMSYDRYVAICKPLHYGTLLGSRACVHMAAAAWATGFLSALLHTANTFSLPLCKGNALDQFFCEIPQILKLSCSQSYFREAGLLVVTVCLGFGCFVFIVLSYVQILRAVLRIPSEQGRHKAFATCLPHLAVVSLFLSTAMFAHLKPPSISSPSLDLVVSVLYALVPPAVNPLIYSMRNQELKESIRKVISWAFVNTDHLSITVHK